The following are encoded together in the Bombus fervidus isolate BK054 chromosome 10, iyBomFerv1, whole genome shotgun sequence genome:
- the LOC139991461 gene encoding CKLF-like MARVEL transmembrane domain-containing protein 4 isoform X2 produces MMSETVVTMDGSSNNASNNPRQVPTVKTEPVQPNPLLGITLNVSYFRTIPGIIKLAQVGFGIICMACASPAIVSGSHWFLFVAVTAFIATLLWSFTYLLSIREALKLPINWIATELLNTGIFTFLYLIAFVVQLSVWTSLQGSPVSRNIAAGIFGIFNTLAYAAGSYFLYVEFRSSNTQ; encoded by the exons ATGATGTCGGAGACCGTTGTGACAATGGACGGTTCCAGCAACAACGCCAGCAACAATCCTCGACAGGTGCCTACCGTAAAGACGGAACCGGTTCAACCTAACCCTCTGTTAGGCATTACGTTGAACGTGTCCTACTTCAGAACGATACCTGGTATCATTAAACTCGCACAAGTG GGTTTTGGTATAATATGTATGGCATGTGCCTCACCGGCAATAGTAAGCGGGTCCCATTGGTTTTTATTCGTCGCCGTAACAGCTTTTATCGCTACTCTTTTATGGAGTTTCACCTATCTGCTGTCGATTCGAGAAGCGCTTAAGCTACCTATCAACTGGATTGCAACG GAACTTTTGAACACAGGAATATTCACCTTCCTTTATTTGATTGCCTTCGTGGTTCAGTTATCTGTCTGGACCTCGTTACAAGGTTCACCGGTCTCGAGGAATATTGCCGCAGGG ATCTTTGGAATCTTTAATACGTTGGCGTACGCTGCCGGGTCGTATTTCCTCTACGTCGAATTCAGAAGCAGTAACACACAGTGA
- the LOC139991461 gene encoding dynein axonemal intermediate chain 3-like isoform X1, translating into MLGISNDSNRVSYRTVVKKDEMRRKAVKYPHGWTLVDENIENVERVKLDPKTQRELGCLVGEHVFLEYPWAYVHRDVVAKFAKSPDSSLAVFREDIEIYEADTILVGYSSTKLMSDEFVICLTEEARDLVRQRNRSITRIIWKKVIGKVIKTVKPWNSLGSDLEVEETFVRNTREYFEIEIVLPGRFLNSCRTLCDRSANDSRDSYVQLINEDEKFENVDRKCICRAVQTHMQPRETFVQTCPEYPKNAWTQYACEDILGEFMVANNEEEEQLKEGSETDDDDRPQREDAVQCKEIEKPREKTALELFLEARSQQMIDAIKYNAAVNLHVDDIENLSSQKGDISTVSNTSAFREQVSFTDFNFTANRTVSDVSLHPKLTEYLAISYISKSTFSRQTGKNECRNKAEFQTRVLLWKLNDPLRPQLALQDHREIYTISFCLYDDNLLIGGRSTGQIVIWNIKEFLNNLDDGNIKLGTSTRNSLPVLRPIVVSDKHRSHQLPVRNIRWVPAKHNTEPDGSLTKSFVSCDVQLLTASEDGTIAVWNISLLSRRSTRNDEDSDEPLRPNFRIKIQTVDEKPQFTPLCFCFPPIVAEHGENSPDTNKNDVREKNCITKYLWIGCVEGLITCAWEKQIFEENSTDIIECDMLNCSYAHNGPVVEITRSAHLQNVLLTVGGRVFAIWNDDHIDSPLFWRTTSSRYTSCCWANEPGVFLVGSQDGNLEMWDIKNESTQPIFTQIVSLEPITYLTLLESPVLYNDGFKKIGVGDGGGLFRVFTEAEVSRNESTIERMDWFEEYTWKETRRKKLFTSWQNDFVNNDPDIVAKRLARREEEVKREAKEARERLRREQETRLRLQAEKRARSVPIPKDVAWKSKEFDRMKEVLLSKRNLVPSELEAKRIPFVALQAERDAKLGEVQDKIVHRDVYFFNTLSAEFPELLETKAEAPEFEEFIPVELGKSLNYYVQKFNEIRQKTNEALENNLAS; encoded by the coding sequence ATGCTTGGTATCTCTAATGACTCTAACCGAGTATCGTACCGGACAGTCGTAAAGAAAGACGAGATGCGAAGGAAAGCGGTTAAGTATCCGCACGGGTGGACGCTAGTCGACGAAAATATCGAGAATGTAGAACGCGTGAAGCTCGATCCCAAGACGCAACGAGAACTGGGTTGTTTGGTCGGCGAACACGTGTTCCTGGAATATCCGTGGGCGTATGTACACCGAGACGTTGTCGCGAAGTTCGCTAAATCACCCGATTCCTCGCTGGCGGTTTTCCGAGAAGATATCGAAATTTACGAGGCTGATACGATCCTTGTAGGCTATTCGTCTACTAAGTTAATGTCCGACGAATTTGTGATTTGTCTCACCGAAGAAGCGAGGGACCTTGTACGACAGCGAAATAGAAGTATTACTCGTATTATTTGGAAGAAAGTTATCGGCAAAGTAATAAAGACTGTTAAACCGTGGAACTCTTTAGGTAGTGACTTGGAGGTAGAGGAAACATTCGTCAGGAACACGagagaatattttgaaatagagATCGTATTACCTGGAAGATTTCTGAATTCTTGTCGAACGTTATGCGATAGAAGCGCGAATGATTCTAGAGACAGTTACGTTCAGCTGATCAACGAAGACGAGAAATTCGAAAACGTCGATAGAAAATGCATTTGCAGAGCTGTTCAGACGCATATGCAACCTCGTGAAACGTTTGTTCAAACGTGTCCCGAGTATCCTAAAAATGCATGGACTCAATACGCGTGCGAAGACATTTTGGGCGAGTTTATGGTTGCAAATAACGAAGAAGAGGAACAGTTAAAAGAAGGATCGGAAACAGATGACGACGATCGGCCACAAAGAGAGGACGCTGTTCAATGCAAGGAAATCGAGAAACCCAGGGAAAAAACAgctttagaattatttttagaagCTCGTTCGCAACAAATGATCGATGCGATTAAATATAACGCAGCTGTTAATTTGCACGTGGatgatattgaaaatttatctagCCAAAAAGGAGATATCTCAACAGTCTCCAATACGTCTGCATTTCGTGAACAGGTGTCGTTCACTGATTTCAATTTCACAGCCAATAGAACTGTTTCTGACGTTTCGTTGCATCCAAAATTGACAGAATACTTAGCGATTTCGTACATCAGCAAATCGACATTTTCTAGACAAACTGGAAAGAACGAATGTAGAAACAAGGCCGAATTTCAGACCAGAGTGCTCCTTTGGAAATTAAACGATCCACTTCGTCCACAGCTTGCGCTTCAGGACCACAGAGAAATTTACACCATCTCGTTTTGCCTTTACGACGATAATCTTTTAATAGGAGGTCGTTCCACTGGTCAGATAGTTATCTGGAACATCaaagaatttctaaataatctCGACGACGGAAATATAAAACTTGGAACGTCGACACGAAACAGTTTACCAGTGCTTCGTCCTATCGTTGTTTCGGACAAACATCGTTCTCATCAGCTACCTGTTCGAAACATTCGATGGGTACCTGCCAAACATAACACAGAGCCAGATGGAAGCTTGACAAAGTCTTTCGTTTCTTGTGACGTGCAACTTCTAACCGCTTCCGAGGACGGCACGATAGCAGTTTGgaatatttctcttctttcgagACGTTCTACTCGCAATGATGAAGATTCTGACGAACCTCTTCGCCCGAATTTccgtataaaaattcaaactgtCGATGAAAAGCCACAGTTTACTCCTTTATGTTTCTGCTTTCCACCTATCGTCGCTGAACACGGCGAAAATTCACCGGATACGAACAAAAATGACGTAAGAGAGAAGAATTGCATAACGAAATATCTATGGATAGGTTGTGTAGAAGGGTTGATAACGTGCGCATGGGAAAAGCaaatattcgaagaaaattcaaCAGACATTATCGAATGCGATATGTTAAACTGTTCTTACGCACACAATGGCCCTGTTGTAGAGATCACGCGGTCGGCACATCTTCAGAACGTGCTCCTGACAGTAGGTGGACGAGTGTTTGCCATTTGGAACGACGATCATATCGACTCTCCTTTATTTTGGAGAACAACTTCCTCTCGTTATACGAGTTGTTGTTGGGCTAACGAACCTGGGGTATTTTTGGTCGGCAGCCAAGACGGGAACCTTGAGATGTGGGATATAAAGAACGAATCGACCCAGCCGATATTTACCCAAATCGTTTCATTGGAACCAATTACTTATCTTACTTTGTTAGAATCTCCTGTATTATATAACGATGGTTTCAAGAAGATAGGAGTAGGCGATGGTGGTGGATTGTTTCGTGTGTTCACAGAAGCAGAGGTTTCTCGTAACGAAAGCACGATAGAAAGAATGGATTGGTTCGAAGAATATACCTGGAAAGAGACGCGAAGGAAAAAGCTTTTCACCAGTTGGCAGAACGATTTTGTCAATAACGATCCCGATATAGTCGCGAAAAGATTAGCAAGGCGCGAGGAAGAAGTTAAAAGAGAGGCAAAAGAGGCAAGAGAAAGACTTAGGAGAGAACAAGAGACAAGGTTGAGGTTGCAAGCGGAGAAAAGGGCGCGAAGCGTTCCAATTCCAAAAGACGTCGCGTGGAAATCGAAGGAGTTCGACAGAATGAAAGAAGTTCTTTTGAGTAAAAGGAATTTAGTTCCCTCGGAACTCGAAGCAAAGAGGATTCCTTTCGTCGCTTTGCAAGCTGAAAGAGACGCGAAATTGGGGGAAGTTCAAGATAAGATCGTTCATAGGgatgtttattttttcaatacaTTATCTGCAGAATTTCCTGAACTTCTCGAAACGAAAGCAGAAGCCCCGGAATTCGAAGAATTTATTCCGGTAGAACTGGGAAAATCGCTTAATTATTACGTTcagaaatttaatgaaatacgaCAGAAAACTAACGAAGCATTAGAAAACAATTTGGCTTCTTAA
- the LOC139991468 gene encoding uncharacterized protein, which translates to MTMSHSVTIRTQTVTSGSTSVNINTGYLKTFGGLFKLFEVALGIVCVAIVANNYDSYVYTAELFFLLITTTFLIGTFILLLSCLASLTTSTIIAKTIYELLYHSIAFGLYLAASLTYVVHVSNNVKGRRGYEVLMAAAICGLVNSALYFLSTIVALRTYRIH; encoded by the exons ATGACAATGTCGCATTCGGTAACCATTAGAACTCAAACGGTAACGAGCGGTTCCACATCAGTTAACATCAATACCGGTTATTTAAAAACGTTTGGCGGTCTGTTTAAATTGTTTGAAGTG gCACTTGGAATAGTGTGCGTGGCAATAGTAGCGAACAACTATGACAGCTACGTATACACCGCAGAACTATTTTTCCTTCTAATAACAACGACATTTTTGATCGGTACCTTTATTTTGCTTCTAAGTTGCTTAGCTTCCCTTACAACGTCCACTATCATTGCGAAGACTATTTAT GAACTCCTTTATCACTCTATAGCATTTGGATTATATTTAGCTGCGTCTTTAACATACGTAGTGCATGTGAGTAATAACGTGAAAGGCCGAAGAGGATACGAAGTATTAATGGCAGCGGCA ATTTGTGGTCTTGTAAATTCAGCGCTATATTTTCTCAGTACGATCGTTGCTCTTCGCACGTACAGAATACATTAA
- the Sing gene encoding MARVEL domain-containing protein sing, producing the protein MGRNGTGPVIRMSSTDTHAAGGVECCYCRCCTCIHVEFLRTLPGLLKLGETIISGLIQSLLINYGLRYSTTIGSAFEGSLTTSSACFLTSAVLLACYIVSEKSYRLIRSSLFELMFNALASFLYLSSASYLAFSTKLFLLPEYYIRPGFDVYPAMSAAYMMSGFVGILHGADAYFSYTHYKSGR; encoded by the exons ATGGGTAGAAACGGAACGGGTCCGGTGATCCGGATGTCTTCTACGGACACGCACGCTGCTGGGGGCGTAGAATGTTGTTACTGCAGATGTTGCACGTGTATACACGTGGAATTTCTAAGAACTCTACCCGGTCTTTTAAAACTGGGCGAGACG ATTATCAGCGGACTGATACAAAgcttgttaattaattacggtttaagatACAGTACAACGATCGGTTCAGCTTTCGAAGGATCTTTAACCACGTCTTCCGCCTGTTTCTTAACATCAGCGGTATTACTCGCCTGCTACATCGTGTCCGAGAAATCCTACAGACTGATTCGATCGTCTCTATTC GAATTGATGTTCAACGCATTAGCATCCTTCCTGTATTTAAGCTCGGCTTCCTATTTGGCATTTtccacgaagctatttctccttccagaatattatataaggcCAGGGTTCGATGTTTATCCTGCAATGTCAGCTGCTTAC ATGATGAGTGGTTTTGTCGGAATACTGCACGGAGCGGATGCATATTTCTCTTACACGCATTATAAGAGCGGAAGATGA
- the LOC139991469 gene encoding uncharacterized protein, with product MGVRVRSINDSIRLESSTKGEVSWSTTEEPFTPEEEDAIVTLVVVVIGIIVAIVVLFSMGIFIDCKHQKKNVLKKKKLKLKMPPLSRTRKSEKEDAKSLAADMCPTGASDADLRTRDAIV from the exons ATGGGGGTACGCGTTAGGAGTATCAATGACAGTATCAGGCTCGAGTCCTCAACGAAAg GAGAAGTGTCGTGGTCAACGACAGAGGAGCCTTTTACTCCCGAAGAAGAGGACGCGATAGTAACACTGGTGGTAGTGGTGATCGGTATCATAGTAGCTATAGTGGTACTGTTTTCAATGGGAATTTTCATCGATTGCAAACACCA AAAGAAGAACGttttaaagaagaagaaactgaAATTGAAGATGCCACCGTTATCTCGAACGAGGAAGAGCGAAAAGGAGGACGCGAAATCTTTAGCAGCGGATATGTGCCCAACCGGTGCCAGTGACGCTGACTTAAGAACGCGCGATGCCATAGTCTGA